One genomic segment of Fervidobacterium pennivorans includes these proteins:
- a CDS encoding CheR family methyltransferase, with translation MLNISSAFEGSKDAMLKNQIEEILKRHGIKAQKIHIERLIKNIEPISEALTPVLLESIVLENLTIGDSYFFRDIQTFEKLRKILKERPSWNILSIGCSRGEEVYSTAIVCNEAGVECSIKGIDVNFQRISQAKVGCYNFWSVRFLSKKQIEKYFDVVDGKYCVKKQYRHNIEFFHGNILDAGHSFLGKHERFDIIFIRRVLLYIERIDEAIQKISSLLKDDGFLIFGAGEYFPEVLEHFSPAFNDVGTFYKKMSKQSEHTEIKTIKSTFLGRHKNLTEIEKLESEKQQEIEIAKLLKKTFEGIELEERIKLVEEYLSKKAFQKAYDIVKESCKKYQTNYLLWKYKTLIELELNDIEDAKQSLQCALFLNSVDDEIWQIKHALDFRTKLKK, from the coding sequence ATGCTTAACATCTCGAGTGCGTTTGAAGGTTCAAAAGACGCAATGCTTAAAAACCAGATTGAAGAAATCCTAAAAAGGCACGGCATAAAGGCTCAAAAAATTCACATTGAAAGACTCATCAAAAACATCGAACCAATTTCTGAAGCACTGACACCCGTGCTTCTTGAATCCATTGTTTTGGAGAACTTAACAATAGGAGACTCGTATTTCTTCAGAGATATCCAAACTTTCGAAAAACTGAGAAAGATACTCAAAGAAAGACCTTCGTGGAATATACTTTCCATAGGCTGTTCTCGGGGGGAGGAAGTTTACTCAACTGCGATAGTTTGCAACGAAGCTGGGGTAGAGTGTTCCATAAAAGGTATTGATGTCAATTTCCAAAGAATATCACAAGCCAAGGTGGGTTGCTACAATTTCTGGAGTGTGCGGTTTCTTTCAAAAAAACAGATAGAAAAATATTTCGATGTTGTAGATGGTAAATACTGCGTTAAAAAACAATACAGACATAACATTGAATTTTTCCACGGCAATATTTTAGATGCTGGACATAGTTTTTTAGGAAAGCATGAAAGATTTGATATAATTTTTATAAGACGTGTCTTGCTTTACATTGAGCGAATCGATGAGGCAATACAGAAAATTTCTTCACTGCTTAAAGATGATGGATTTTTAATATTTGGTGCGGGTGAATACTTCCCAGAAGTTTTGGAGCACTTCTCACCAGCTTTTAACGATGTGGGAACATTCTATAAAAAAATGTCAAAACAAAGTGAACATACGGAAATCAAAACAATTAAATCCACATTCCTGGGAAGGCACAAAAATTTAACAGAAATCGAAAAACTCGAAAGTGAAAAACAGCAAGAAATCGAAATTGCCAAACTACTCAAAAAAACATTTGAGGGGATAGAATTAGAGGAGCGTATCAAGTTAGTTGAAGAATATCTTTCAAAAAAGGCATTTCAAAAGGCATACGATATCGTAAAAGAATCCTGTAAGAAATACCAAACAAACTACCTGCTTTGGAAATACAAAACGTTGATTGAACTTGAGCTAAACGATATTGAGGATGCAAAACAATCGTTGCAATGTGCTCTTTTTTTAAACAGTGTAGATGACGAGATATGGCAAATCAAACATGCTTTAGACTTTCGAACAAAGTTGAAAAAGTAA